Proteins encoded by one window of Salvia splendens isolate huo1 chromosome 5, SspV2, whole genome shotgun sequence:
- the LOC121805337 gene encoding NASP-related protein sim3-like, with protein sequence MADGAADSRVQGPADDQNPNSVNAVIESSDSGAPAESTCNNNNASKISAVPNDDERKQTLEFADELMARGSKAAKDGDYAEATDCYSRALEIRVAKFGELAPECVAAYYKYGCALLYKAQEESDPLGSVPKKEGVSREDSSKESSSKLHVNGQSSDTSPAKNVEQDVKAEDEGDSESDAEDQPDGDEDESDLDLAWKMLDVARAIVEKGSGDTIEKVDILSALAEVALEREDVETSQSDYLKALSMLERLVEPDSRLIAELNFRICLCLEIGSKPEEAIPYCQKAISACKSRVQRLSDEAKSLPAEASTTNETGPTVLDKKSEIETLIGLCGELEKKLEDLQQLVSNPKSILSDILGGIMSAKARALEKNEPAMSSSQMGTVTTVGADSPAVSTAHTSGDAGVTHLGVVGRGVKRVVMSSTAESSPAKKPAIDTSSNAGTNEKNE encoded by the exons ATGGCAGATGGCGCGGCGGATTCCAGAGTGCAAGGACCCGCTGATGATCAAAACCCCAACTCTGTCAATGCGGTGATTGAATCCAGCGATAGTGGTGCCCCCGCAGAATCCACCTGCAACAACAACAATGCTTCTAAAATATCCGCCGTCCCTAACGACGATGAACGAAAACAGACCTTGGAATTCGCCGACGAGTTGATGGCTCGTGGCTCTAAAGCCGCCAAGGATGGCGATTACGCCGAAGCCACTGATTGCTACAGCCGTGCCCTAGAAATCAG GGTTGCGAAATTTGGTGAACTTGCTCCAGAGTGTGTTGCTGCTTACTATAAATATGGATGTGCTCTGCTGTACAAAGCGCAAGAGGAGTCTGATCCCCTGGGTTCTGTGCCCAAAAAGGAGGGTGTCTCTCGTGAAGATTCCAGTAAAGAAAGTTCATCAAAACTTCACGTCAATGGCCAATCTTCAGATACCTCACCTGCAAAAAATGTGGAGCAAG ATGTGAAAGCTGAAGATGAAGGAGACAGTGAAAGTGATGCTGAAGACCAACCTGATGGTGATGAGGACGAGTCTGACCTTGATTTGGCTTGGAAGATGCTTGATGTTGCTCGTGCCATTGTTGAGAAGGGCTCAGGCGACACAATAGAAAAGGTGGACATATTGTCAGCTTTGGCAGAAGTAGCTCTAGAAAGAG AGGATGTTGAGACTTCACAGAGTGACTACTTGAAGGCACTCTCTATGTTGGAGCGCTTGGTTGAACCGGATAGTCGACTTATTGCTGAGCT GAACTTTAGGATATGCTTGTGTCTTGAAATTGGTTCGAAACCAGAAGAAGCTATTCCATATTGTCAAAAAGCTATTTCAGCTTGCAAGTCAAGAGTTCAGCGACTTTCAGATGAAGCAAAGAGCTTACCAGCAGAAGCATCAACCACTAATGAGACAGGACCAACTGTTCTTGATAAAAAGTCAGAGATTGAAACACTGATTGGTCTCTGTGGGGAACTAGAAAAGAAG CTTGAAGACCTTCAACAGCTTGTCTCAAACCCAAAATCTATCCTCTCAGATATCCTGGGTGGGATTATGTCTGCAAAAGCTAGGGCTCTTGAGAAGAATGAACCAGCAATGAGCTCATCACAGATGGGTACTGTCACCACTGTTGGAGCAGACTCTCCAGCTGTTTCTACAGCTCACACAAGTGGCGATGCTGGAGTGACACATCTAGGCGTGGTGGGAAGAGGAGTCAAGCGAGTTGTGATGAGTTCGACTGCAGAATCAAGCCCTGCTAAGAAACCTGCAATAGATACCTCAAGCAATGCCGGAACGAATGAGAAGAATGAATAG
- the LOC121805805 gene encoding thioredoxin-like protein HCF164, chloroplastic, whose protein sequence is MASTSSATTIPQFRSSSFLSHPHPPLFVNFSSPFQKTDLRRHRIFCQNNSDPSPTEEKPESAIDAAATETTSSAGAGLPAYPTKDLNRRVAVASVLGAVGLFASARLDFGGTSLKDLSALALPYEEALANGKPTVVEFYADWCEVCRELAPDVYKVKQQFKDKVNFVMLNVDNTKWEQELDEFGVEGIPHFAFLDKDGNEEGNVVGRLPRQYLLENVDALARGEANVPHARVVGQYSSTEGRRVHQVVDPRSHG, encoded by the exons ATGGCTTCAACCTCCAGCGCCACCACCATTCCCCAATTCCGCTCCTCATCTTTCCTCTCTCATCCCCACCCGCCGCTCTTCGTGAATTTCTCCTCACCCTTTCAGAAGACTGATCTCCGCCGTCACAGGATTTTCTGCCAAAACAATTCCGATCCCTCCCCAACGGAG GAGAAGCCTGAATCTGCAATTGATGCCGCAGCGACAGAAACTACCTCGTCTGCTGGCGCTGGATTGCCGGCCTATCCAACTAAGGATCTCAACCGCCGAGTTGCGGTGGCTTCTGTGCTTGGGGCAGTGGGATTGTTCGCCTCTGCGCGATTGGACTTTGGCGGCACATCATTGAAGGATCTATCCGCTTTAGCATTGCCCTATGAAGAG GCTCTTGCAAATGGCAAACCCACTGTTGTTGAGTTCTATGCAGATTGGTGTGAAGTATGTCGTGAGTTAGCACCGGATGTCTACAAAGTCAAACAACAGTTTAA GGACAAAGTAAATTTTGTTATGTTGAACGTTGATAATACAAAGTGGGAACAAGAGCTTGATGAATTCGGTGTTGAGGGTATTCCCCATTTTGCATTTCTGGACAAAGATGGTAATGAAGAAGGGAATGTGGTAGGCCGCCTCCCACGACAATACCTGCTTGAAAATGTTGATGCCCTGGCTCGGGGGGAAGCAAATGTGCCTCATGCTCGTGTTGTAGGACAATATTCAAGTACTGAAGGAAGAAGAGTTCATCAAGTTGTTGATCCTAGAAGTCATGGATAG